One region of Streptomyces sp. CG4 genomic DNA includes:
- a CDS encoding MFS transporter, with amino-acid sequence MPPHISATTPGYRRLFSLPGTRAFTAGNLLARLPMGMFSVSAVVMIAGSRGSYALAGAVTATGLAATALAGPWVARLVDRHGQARVAVPATLASVLGSLALLLCVRYGAPDWTLFAAYALTATTPNIGGLSRARWAHLLREDPAALHTANSFEQAADELCFMLGPVLASFLTGTFFPEAGTLVGAVLLLTGMLLFTGQRSTEPPVQRRARGKGPLRAPGFPALLAGFVATGTVFGSMEVVTIAYADAHGHRSAAGVVLALQAAGSCAAGLLYGALRPTGPAERRHPWCLAAMTALMTLPLLAARGIGSLIALAAALLVAGMATAPTMVTAMTLVQRRTPEGRLNEGMSLAVTGLLTGIACGSAIGGWTADHASPESGFAVPVAAAGTALVIGAAAVLRPSGQRGP; translated from the coding sequence ATGCCCCCGCACATATCAGCGACAACTCCCGGCTACCGCCGCCTCTTCAGCCTCCCCGGCACCCGTGCCTTCACCGCCGGCAACCTGCTCGCCCGCCTCCCCATGGGCATGTTCAGCGTCAGCGCGGTCGTGATGATCGCCGGTTCCCGCGGCTCGTACGCCCTGGCTGGTGCCGTCACCGCGACCGGGCTCGCGGCGACCGCGCTGGCCGGGCCCTGGGTCGCCCGGCTCGTGGACCGGCACGGACAGGCGCGCGTCGCCGTACCGGCCACGCTCGCCTCCGTACTCGGCAGCCTCGCGCTGCTGCTGTGCGTGCGCTACGGCGCCCCCGACTGGACCCTGTTCGCCGCCTACGCCCTCACCGCCACCACCCCCAACATCGGCGGCCTCTCCCGCGCCCGCTGGGCCCATCTGCTGCGGGAGGACCCCGCGGCGCTGCACACCGCGAACTCCTTCGAGCAGGCCGCCGACGAACTGTGCTTCATGCTCGGCCCGGTGCTCGCTTCCTTCCTGACCGGCACGTTCTTCCCGGAGGCCGGCACACTCGTGGGTGCGGTGCTGCTGCTCACGGGCATGCTGCTGTTCACCGGGCAACGGTCGACCGAGCCGCCCGTCCAGCGACGCGCCCGGGGCAAGGGGCCGTTGCGGGCGCCCGGGTTTCCCGCACTCCTGGCCGGATTCGTCGCCACCGGCACGGTCTTCGGGTCCATGGAGGTCGTCACGATCGCGTACGCCGACGCGCACGGGCACCGGTCGGCGGCCGGCGTGGTCCTCGCCCTGCAGGCAGCGGGCTCGTGCGCGGCGGGCCTGCTGTACGGCGCGCTGCGTCCGACCGGACCGGCCGAACGCCGGCATCCCTGGTGTCTGGCCGCGATGACGGCACTGATGACCCTGCCGCTGCTGGCCGCGCGCGGCATCGGGTCCCTGATCGCGCTGGCCGCCGCCCTGCTGGTCGCGGGCATGGCCACCGCGCCGACGATGGTGACCGCGATGACGCTCGTTCAGCGCCGCACCCCCGAGGGGCGCCTCAACGAGGGCATGAGCCTCGCCGTCACCGGCCTGCTGACCGGCATCGCCTGCGGCTCGGCGATCGGCGGCTGGACGGCCGACCACGCCTCACCCGAGTCGGGCTTCGCGGTACCGGTCGCGGCGGCCGGCACGGCGCTGGTCATCGGCGCGGCGGCCGTACTGCGGCCCTCGGGTCAGCGGGGACCGTAG
- a CDS encoding LysR family transcriptional regulator: MPAPSAIDPRLLRAFLAVAEELHFTRAAARLYIAQQALSRDVRRLERELGAELFVRTTRQVTLTADGERLLPLARRVLDAQDELLASFGQARPLLVDLNSPGLVTGRRVLHRARELAPDCELMARYESGLTGAAAELLAGRLDASFGRFAGLDPALRSGLEQQPVRYEPMAVVLPADHPLADRTEVPLAALAGETVYAGAGNPRTREWTDLASRLFAGHGIRLAPPLPLAVGDEEFERVMAKTGHPVLAVVDFPALPRTVRRPLVEPVPLSPVSLVWRKGLVHPGLDALRRAAGGIGEAAGWLRRPGGSWIPEADVTTMTDRQ, from the coding sequence ATGCCGGCCCCCTCCGCCATCGACCCCCGCCTCCTGCGCGCCTTTCTCGCCGTCGCCGAGGAACTGCACTTCACCCGCGCCGCCGCCCGCCTGTACATCGCCCAGCAGGCGCTCAGCCGGGACGTCCGGCGGCTGGAACGGGAGCTGGGCGCCGAGCTGTTCGTCCGTACGACCCGGCAGGTGACGCTGACGGCGGACGGCGAACGCCTGCTGCCGCTCGCGCGCCGCGTGCTCGACGCCCAGGACGAACTCCTCGCCTCCTTCGGCCAGGCCCGCCCCCTGCTCGTGGACCTCAACTCCCCGGGCCTGGTCACCGGCCGCCGCGTCCTGCACCGGGCCCGCGAACTCGCCCCCGACTGCGAGCTGATGGCCCGCTACGAGAGCGGCCTGACCGGCGCCGCCGCCGAACTGCTGGCCGGCCGGCTGGACGCCTCCTTCGGCCGGTTCGCCGGCCTGGACCCGGCGCTGCGCTCGGGGCTGGAGCAGCAACCGGTGCGCTACGAGCCCATGGCCGTCGTCCTTCCCGCAGACCATCCGCTCGCCGACCGCACGGAGGTGCCGCTGGCCGCGCTGGCCGGCGAGACCGTGTACGCCGGCGCCGGGAATCCGCGTACCCGGGAGTGGACCGATCTGGCGTCCCGGCTCTTCGCGGGCCACGGCATCCGGCTCGCGCCGCCCCTGCCGCTCGCCGTCGGCGACGAGGAGTTCGAGCGGGTCATGGCCAAGACCGGCCATCCGGTGCTGGCCGTGGTGGACTTTCCGGCCCTGCCCCGCACGGTGCGCCGGCCTCTCGTCGAGCCCGTCCCGCTGTCCCCGGTCTCCCTGGTGTGGCGCAAGGGCCTGGTCCATCCCGGGCTGGACGCGCTGCGCCGGGCGGCGGGAGGGATCGGGGAGGCGGCGGGCTGGCTGCGGCGGCCGGGCGGGAGCTGGATCCCGGAGGCGGACGTGACGACGATGACGGACCGGCAGTGA
- the smpB gene encoding SsrA-binding protein SmpB, whose protein sequence is MYVPKESQPKQGGGAAKARDGEKGGKRKIVAQNKKARHDYAIIDTYEAGLVLTGTEVKSLREGRTSLTDGFVQIDRGEAWLHNAHIPEYHQGSWTNHSARRKRKLLLHREEIDKLESKAQETGHTIVPLALYFKDGRAKAEIALARGKKEYDKRQTLREKQDRRESDRAIAAAKRRQRGA, encoded by the coding sequence ATGTACGTACCCAAGGAGTCCCAGCCCAAGCAGGGCGGCGGGGCCGCCAAGGCCAGGGACGGCGAGAAGGGCGGCAAGCGCAAGATCGTCGCCCAGAACAAGAAGGCTCGGCACGACTACGCGATCATCGACACCTACGAGGCCGGGCTCGTGCTCACCGGCACCGAGGTCAAGTCGCTGCGCGAGGGACGGACCTCGCTGACCGACGGCTTCGTCCAGATCGACCGGGGCGAGGCGTGGCTGCACAACGCCCACATCCCCGAGTACCACCAGGGCAGCTGGACCAACCACTCCGCGCGCCGCAAGCGCAAGCTTCTGCTGCACCGCGAGGAGATCGACAAGCTGGAGTCCAAGGCCCAGGAGACGGGTCACACCATCGTGCCGCTCGCTCTCTACTTCAAGGACGGCCGCGCGAAGGCCGAGATCGCGCTCGCCCGAGGCAAGAAGGAGTACGACAAGCGCCAGACCCTGCGGGAGAAGCAGGACCGGCGCGAGTCGGACCGCGCGATCGCGGCGGCGAAGCGGAGGCAGCGCGGCGCGTAG
- a CDS encoding Arc family DNA-binding protein encodes MSDVMIRVPEEVRDQLAAVAEARGTSLRALMQEIAAQTLTPDQIRERGERVRAVLAELFGHEVTDEESAEIRRRVREAAAAHRAALQEAGIGR; translated from the coding sequence ATGAGTGACGTCATGATCCGCGTCCCCGAAGAGGTACGCGACCAACTTGCCGCGGTTGCCGAGGCGCGAGGCACCAGCCTGCGGGCCCTCATGCAGGAGATCGCCGCACAGACCCTCACCCCCGATCAGATCCGCGAGCGGGGCGAGCGGGTCCGTGCGGTGCTGGCCGAGCTGTTCGGGCACGAGGTCACCGACGAGGAGTCGGCTGAGATACGACGCAGGGTGCGCGAGGCGGCCGCCGCCCATCGTGCGGCCCTGCAGGAGGCGGGGATCGGCCGGTGA